One Pullulanibacillus sp. KACC 23026 DNA segment encodes these proteins:
- a CDS encoding protease pro-enzyme activation domain-containing protein — protein MSFSRKWKRKVLTIVAASALAVGIVPGVTHAAAGSDASSTTKVTVPQGIGANVLSNADYFGGEDPSDVVTIDVVLKVQNKDQLADYINETVTPGNNKYHKFLNVSQFKAKYAPSPNQVNAVTKYFKSYGIQTTAYPDNLIVSATGTVAQLNKALNVDIQKASYKGKFFHASKKDPKVPSTLADAILCILGLSDYSGFSTNTVKPVVKNSTNTANDLHGNLSPQDFANQYDLKGLYDQGATGKGQTIGIVTLADFDTNWAYTFWKEAGLSVDQNRINEINVDGGSGTDGAEETALDVEQSGSVAPDAKINVYVAPNNDSGFVDGFAKAINDNQASSLSVSWGQSESSIDYFVDQDWETPAYAEVFNQLFMQAAAQGISTFASAGDSGAYDNARLAGYKPILPGFTAYDLTVDDPADSPYITAAGGTTLPVGTPAALGVKKERAWGWDYLQPLLQQLGYGIDSGLYFVGGGGGFSNIFATPDYQKDVSGVNTYTGITDFNVTDDSPTVNQDPKLVTGTGTGRNMPDLALNADPESGYAIYGYDADTDAVDWYGIGGTSAVAPQLNGITALINSAGGGRVGFWNPQIYRFAQQANSPFTPLNDQGTSNDNLYYTGTPGTLYNQATGLGTPDVTKLAKDFLGD, from the coding sequence ATGAGTTTTAGCAGAAAGTGGAAGCGAAAGGTGCTGACCATAGTAGCAGCGAGTGCTCTGGCCGTTGGAATTGTCCCTGGGGTAACACATGCGGCTGCAGGGTCCGATGCCTCAAGTACAACTAAGGTGACGGTTCCACAAGGAATAGGCGCCAACGTCCTAAGTAACGCTGATTACTTTGGTGGCGAAGATCCAAGTGATGTCGTCACAATTGATGTCGTTTTAAAAGTTCAAAATAAGGATCAACTAGCGGACTATATCAATGAAACGGTAACACCTGGAAATAATAAATATCATAAGTTTTTAAATGTCTCACAATTTAAAGCAAAGTATGCACCAAGCCCAAATCAAGTTAATGCGGTTACGAAATACTTTAAATCGTATGGTATTCAAACTACCGCTTATCCAGATAATTTAATTGTTTCTGCAACGGGGACAGTGGCGCAGCTTAACAAAGCATTGAATGTTGATATTCAAAAGGCAAGTTATAAAGGGAAGTTTTTCCATGCTTCTAAGAAGGATCCAAAAGTTCCTTCGACTTTGGCCGACGCTATTTTGTGTATCCTTGGTTTGAGTGACTACTCTGGTTTTTCAACCAATACAGTTAAACCAGTCGTTAAGAATTCAACTAATACTGCAAATGATTTACATGGAAATCTCTCTCCACAAGATTTTGCTAACCAATACGATTTAAAAGGTCTATATGATCAAGGAGCAACAGGTAAAGGGCAAACGATTGGCATTGTAACTTTAGCTGACTTTGACACCAATTGGGCTTATACTTTTTGGAAAGAAGCCGGCCTAAGTGTGGATCAAAATCGAATCAACGAAATCAATGTTGACGGTGGTTCAGGTACAGATGGGGCAGAGGAGACAGCTTTGGATGTTGAGCAATCCGGCTCAGTTGCACCAGACGCTAAAATCAATGTTTACGTTGCACCGAATAACGATTCTGGCTTTGTCGATGGTTTTGCTAAGGCCATCAACGACAACCAAGCTTCATCACTATCTGTTAGCTGGGGACAAAGCGAAAGTTCGATCGACTACTTTGTGGATCAAGATTGGGAAACCCCTGCCTATGCTGAAGTCTTTAACCAATTGTTTATGCAAGCAGCTGCACAAGGGATCTCGACATTTGCTTCAGCTGGGGATTCAGGAGCTTATGATAATGCCCGTTTAGCTGGTTATAAGCCAATACTTCCTGGATTCACGGCTTATGATCTGACTGTTGATGACCCAGCAGATAGCCCATATATTACGGCAGCAGGCGGTACGACATTGCCAGTTGGAACTCCAGCAGCTCTCGGAGTTAAAAAAGAACGAGCATGGGGCTGGGATTACCTCCAACCTCTGCTTCAACAACTCGGATATGGTATCGACTCTGGTCTATACTTTGTTGGCGGCGGCGGTGGTTTCAGTAACATCTTCGCAACTCCAGATTATCAAAAAGACGTGTCAGGTGTTAACACTTATACGGGAATCACTGATTTTAATGTGACAGATGATAGCCCAACCGTTAATCAAGATCCTAAGCTTGTAACTGGAACTGGAACAGGAAGAAATATGCCAGACCTCGCTCTAAATGCCGACCCTGAATCCGGTTATGCGATTTATGGCTATGATGCCGATACGGATGCCGTTGATTGGTATGGAATTGGCGGTACGAGTGCTGTTGCCCCTCAATTAAATGGAATCACGGCTTTGATCAACAGCGCAGGCGGTGGTCGTGTAGGCTTCTGGAACCCGCAAATTTATCGTTTTGCTCAACAAGCCAACTCACCGTTTACCCCGCTTAACGATCAAGGAACAAGCAATGACAACTTGTACTACACTGGTACCCCAGGAACCCTCTATAACCAAGCAACCGGTTTAGGAACCCCTGATGTGACTAAGCTTGCTAAAGACTTTTTGGGGGACTGA
- a CDS encoding transposase yields MPRRIRHWFPGATYHVYARGNRHSSIFLTPKDFAKYLSILLEVKEKYPFIVHSYCLMTNHLHLQIETSDHHIGDIMKLAHTKYAIYFNRMHQLDGHVFQGRYGSKLILDTHYFLEVSRYIHRNPLEANLVRSPEEYKWSSYSLYLNGEASPLIDPAKTLSHFYNIEAYKEFVEKNR; encoded by the coding sequence ATGCCCCGGAGGATCCGCCATTGGTTTCCAGGTGCCACCTATCATGTCTATGCACGAGGAAATCGTCATTCTTCTATTTTCCTAACCCCGAAGGACTTCGCCAAATATCTCTCCATTTTATTAGAAGTAAAAGAGAAATATCCCTTTATTGTTCATTCTTACTGCCTAATGACCAATCATCTTCACTTACAAATTGAAACAAGTGACCACCATATTGGTGATATTATGAAGCTAGCTCATACGAAATACGCCATTTATTTTAACCGAATGCACCAACTGGATGGACATGTTTTTCAAGGCAGGTATGGTTCAAAGCTGATTTTAGATACCCATTATTTCTTAGAAGTCAGTCGCTACATCCACCGAAATCCTTTGGAAGCCAATCTAGTTAGATCTCCTGAAGAGTACAAATGGAGCAGTTATTCCCTTTATCTAAACGGAGAAGCAAGTCCCCTTATTGATCCTGCCAAAACCCTTTCCCATTTTTATAACATTGAAGCTTATAAAGAGTTTGTTGAGAAAAATCGTTAG
- the spoIIID gene encoding sporulation transcriptional regulator SpoIIID, protein MHDYIKERTIKIGRHIVETKKTVRVIAKEFGVSKSTVHKDLTERLPIINAELANEVKNVLDYHKSIRHLRGGEATRMKYRQTLEEEEEAKVEKV, encoded by the coding sequence GTGCACGATTACATCAAAGAGCGAACCATCAAGATTGGCAGGCATATCGTGGAGACAAAAAAGACAGTGCGAGTCATCGCCAAGGAATTTGGCGTCTCCAAAAGTACGGTCCATAAAGATCTGACCGAACGGCTTCCTATTATTAATGCTGAGCTTGCAAACGAAGTAAAAAACGTCCTTGATTACCACAAATCGATTCGACATCTAAGAGGCGGGGAAGCAACAAGAATGAAATACCGTCAAACGCTTGAGGAGGAAGAAGAAGCCAAAGTTGAGAAAGTGTAA
- a CDS encoding rod shape-determining protein, with product MFSRDIGIDLGTANVLIYVKGRGIVLNEPSVVAIDTKTQRPLAVGEEARRMVGRTPGNIVAIRPLRDGVIADFEITEVMLKHFINKINVKGFLAKPRILICTPTNITSVEQKAIREAAEKSGGKTIYLEEEPKVAAVGAGMDIFQPSGNMVIDIGGGTTDIAVLSMGDIVTASSIRMAGDKFDQEILNYIKREYKLLIGERTAEDIKIAVATVYPGSRNEEISIRGRDMVSGLPKTLSITSNEIQRALEEPVSSIVQAAKNVLERTPPELSADIIDRGVILTGGGALLHGIDQLLASELKVPVVIAENPMTCVAEGTGKMLEHLDKLPRTKFN from the coding sequence ATGTTTTCTAGAGATATCGGAATAGATCTCGGAACAGCAAATGTTCTTATTTATGTAAAGGGGAGAGGTATTGTCCTGAACGAGCCTTCTGTTGTTGCGATCGACACTAAGACACAGAGGCCGCTTGCAGTAGGGGAAGAAGCACGCCGAATGGTCGGAAGAACGCCAGGGAATATTGTGGCTATTCGTCCCTTGAGAGATGGAGTTATTGCGGACTTCGAAATTACTGAAGTTATGTTGAAGCATTTTATCAATAAAATTAATGTCAAAGGTTTTTTGGCAAAGCCTCGTATTCTCATCTGCACCCCGACGAACATCACATCCGTTGAGCAAAAAGCGATTCGTGAAGCAGCAGAGAAAAGCGGAGGCAAGACCATCTATCTTGAGGAAGAGCCAAAGGTAGCAGCGGTCGGCGCAGGTATGGACATTTTCCAACCGAGCGGAAATATGGTTATTGACATTGGCGGTGGAACAACAGATATTGCGGTCTTGTCAATGGGTGATATCGTGACGGCTTCCTCTATTCGTATGGCAGGGGATAAGTTCGACCAAGAAATTCTCAATTATATCAAAAGAGAATATAAATTACTGATCGGTGAACGGACAGCTGAGGATATTAAAATCGCAGTGGCAACGGTCTATCCGGGTTCTAGAAATGAGGAAATCTCGATTCGCGGCCGTGATATGGTGTCAGGTCTTCCTAAGACACTTTCCATTACATCAAATGAAATTCAACGTGCCCTCGAAGAACCTGTTTCTTCTATTGTACAAGCTGCAAAGAATGTCCTTGAACGCACCCCTCCTGAATTGTCTGCTGATATTATTGATCGCGGGGTCATTTTAACAGGTGGAGGCGCACTGCTTCATGGTATTGACCAACTGCTTGCTTCTGAATTGAAGGTTCCAGTAGTGATTGCCGAAAATCCAATGACATGTGTAGCTGAAGGAACTGGGAAGATGCTTGAGCATCTCGATAAGCTGCCACGCACCAAATTCAACTGA
- a CDS encoding DNA-directed RNA polymerase subunit beta: protein MPTPLDPNDEKPLIDLPDKKQKDQQEEPENQKPLNLDRILTEEEALAKEKPTQGTPDAMPEESDPVQESNGQVSEKRGNSPVQAERATSLVQVSDLPGEEESEDQMAESVPETVDSPAQETMQAAVGAPSLTPSDPSSEPVGQTSPSSAPVQSRETLRKQRLKEEQAPEGSKKQKEKEEEKSRAAKCKKEEQETKRLKVRLFPIWLRLVIILVLCIVATIGGSMVGYGFIGKGNPMDVFNLHTWTHIRDIIYAKK from the coding sequence ATGCCAACCCCTCTCGACCCTAACGACGAAAAGCCATTAATCGATTTACCAGATAAGAAACAAAAGGATCAACAGGAAGAACCGGAAAACCAAAAGCCGCTGAATCTTGATCGTATTTTGACTGAAGAAGAGGCGCTTGCCAAAGAGAAACCGACTCAAGGGACACCGGACGCTATGCCTGAAGAGAGCGACCCAGTTCAGGAATCAAATGGACAAGTATCCGAGAAACGCGGGAACAGTCCTGTCCAAGCTGAAAGGGCGACTAGTCTTGTTCAGGTGTCCGATTTGCCGGGAGAAGAAGAATCAGAGGACCAGATGGCGGAATCTGTTCCCGAGACAGTCGACAGTCCGGCTCAAGAAACAATGCAAGCAGCTGTTGGAGCACCTTCTCTCACTCCTTCAGATCCATCAAGTGAACCTGTTGGTCAAACGTCTCCATCATCTGCACCGGTACAAAGCCGAGAAACGTTAAGAAAACAACGCCTTAAGGAAGAACAGGCTCCTGAGGGAAGCAAGAAACAGAAAGAAAAAGAAGAAGAAAAGTCAAGGGCAGCTAAGTGCAAAAAAGAAGAGCAAGAAACGAAGCGATTGAAGGTTCGTCTTTTCCCTATTTGGTTAAGATTAGTGATCATTCTTGTCCTCTGCATAGTAGCCACAATAGGCGGTTCAATGGTAGGGTATGGCTTTATTGGAAAAGGAAATCCAATGGATGTCTTTAATCTGCATACTTGGACGCATATTCGGGATATTATTTACGCAAAAAAATAG
- the fabZ gene encoding 3-hydroxyacyl-ACP dehydratase FabZ: MLTLEEIKAILPHRYPFLLIDRILEVEEGKKAVGLKNVSGNEEFFNGHFPDYAVMPGVLIVEALAQVGAVALLKKEENQGRLAFFAGIDNCRFKRQVRPGDQLHLEVELTRVRGKVGKGKGVATVDGELVCETEIMFALGEAAVD, translated from the coding sequence ATGTTAACATTAGAAGAAATCAAAGCTATTTTACCGCATAGATATCCATTCTTGTTAATCGATCGCATTCTTGAAGTAGAAGAAGGAAAGAAAGCAGTGGGTCTAAAAAATGTCTCCGGTAACGAAGAGTTTTTTAACGGCCATTTTCCTGACTACGCCGTTATGCCGGGTGTTCTAATAGTAGAGGCATTAGCCCAAGTAGGGGCCGTTGCCCTTTTGAAAAAAGAAGAAAATCAAGGCCGTCTTGCCTTCTTCGCTGGGATTGATAATTGCCGATTCAAACGGCAAGTAAGGCCGGGAGATCAACTTCACTTGGAAGTGGAACTCACGCGCGTTCGCGGCAAAGTGGGTAAAGGAAAAGGCGTAGCCACTGTCGACGGAGAGCTTGTCTGTGAGACAGAGATCATGTTTGCTCTTGGCGAGGCAGCAGTTGACTAA
- the tagD gene encoding glycerol-3-phosphate cytidylyltransferase, translating to MKRVLTYGTFDILHWGHVHLLKRARELGDHLTVGLSTDEFNKLKGKEAYTNYDHRKLVLESIRYVDRVIPERNWEQKISDVLEYDIDIFVMGDDWEGKFDFLKDYCQVIYLPRTLGVSTTKIKHDLSSSNG from the coding sequence ATGAAACGAGTTTTAACATACGGAACGTTTGATATCTTGCATTGGGGTCACGTTCATCTATTAAAACGTGCAAGAGAATTAGGGGATCATTTAACTGTGGGTCTTTCCACAGATGAATTTAATAAGTTAAAAGGAAAAGAAGCTTACACGAACTATGATCATCGAAAGCTTGTGTTGGAGTCCATTCGTTACGTTGACCGGGTGATTCCAGAACGGAATTGGGAACAGAAGATTTCAGATGTCCTCGAATATGACATTGATATCTTTGTAATGGGAGATGACTGGGAAGGAAAGTTTGATTTTCTTAAAGACTATTGTCAGGTTATTTATCTGCCTAGAACATTAGGTGTTTCAACAACAAAAATTAAGCATGACTTATCTTCGTCCAATGGTTAG
- a CDS encoding CDP-glycerol glycerophosphotransferase family protein encodes MVSFEQNNLYIYNEMKRQQVPIPCVFLYKGKNKQRFDEQIGMSSIELKLSNVGDFIKAIYHLQTSKKVVVDNYFGELAGITFRKQVECVQIWHAAGAVKTFGFEDKSTLERTNWAQKRFANVYQHFHRIVVGSDVMAERFLAAFHLPPSVILRTGVPRTDLFYNEKAKELAIQKWTTLNPELSKKKVILYAPTYRDQELEAFQLELDISEMQRALSDQYVLILKLHPAIKNDLSFSELDGGFVMNYSNQDINELLFISDLLITDYSSIPVEYSILEKPMIFFAYDEDTYLKDRGLWEPYETSVPGPIVRTTAELIRVIKEESYDLSEVRAYSEVWNKYSKGQSSRNIVEYLIREDK; translated from the coding sequence ATGGTATCTTTTGAACAAAATAACCTTTATATTTATAACGAGATGAAAAGACAACAGGTTCCCATACCCTGTGTTTTTCTTTATAAAGGAAAAAACAAACAACGGTTTGATGAGCAAATAGGGATGTCATCCATTGAATTAAAGCTTTCAAATGTTGGAGACTTTATTAAAGCCATTTATCATCTCCAAACATCGAAGAAAGTGGTGGTCGATAATTATTTTGGGGAGCTTGCGGGGATCACCTTTAGAAAGCAAGTGGAATGCGTCCAGATCTGGCATGCAGCAGGTGCCGTTAAAACCTTTGGGTTCGAAGATAAGTCCACCTTGGAGCGCACAAATTGGGCCCAAAAGCGGTTTGCTAATGTGTATCAGCATTTTCACCGCATTGTCGTCGGCTCAGATGTCATGGCGGAACGCTTTTTGGCTGCCTTTCACTTACCGCCATCGGTCATCCTCCGAACAGGGGTGCCTCGAACCGATTTATTTTATAATGAAAAAGCTAAAGAACTGGCGATCCAGAAATGGACAACCCTTAATCCCGAGCTTTCAAAAAAGAAGGTTATCTTATACGCCCCTACCTATCGTGATCAAGAATTAGAGGCATTTCAGCTTGAATTAGATATAAGCGAGATGCAAAGGGCATTATCCGATCAGTATGTGTTGATTTTAAAGCTCCATCCCGCCATTAAGAATGATTTATCGTTCAGTGAGTTGGATGGTGGTTTTGTCATGAATTATTCTAATCAGGATATTAACGAACTCTTATTTATTTCGGACTTGCTTATAACCGATTACTCATCAATTCCTGTAGAATATTCCATACTAGAAAAACCGATGATCTTTTTTGCCTATGACGAAGATACCTATTTGAAAGACCGTGGCTTATGGGAACCCTATGAGACTTCTGTTCCCGGCCCGATTGTCCGAACAACAGCTGAGTTAATCCGAGTGATTAAGGAAGAGAGCTACGACCTTAGTGAGGTAAGAGCCTACTCAGAGGTTTGGAACAAATATTCAAAAGGTCAATCCAGTCGAAATATAGTGGAATATTTAATTCGGGAGGACAAATGA
- a CDS encoding ABC transporter permease — translation MKSALTVIKEQLNSIYLILRLSTFELKSENNNNYLGILWEVINPMIQIGIYWFVFGFGIRKGSLVDGHIPYVQWMMAGILVWFFVNQGILTASRSIYTRIRMISKMSFPMSTIPSFIIMTKFYQHLVLAGIVIIIFQFMGAFVNLHYIMLPYFMFCTIAFLFAVSLLTSTLTTIIRDIQQMLQAILRVLFYLTPILWDLEARLEGKHQILLMIVKFNPIYYIVEGYRASLLGTSWYLVSDWKYTLYFWCLVIVLLIIGASVHVKFRDRFVDYL, via the coding sequence ATGAAATCAGCTTTAACGGTTATTAAGGAACAACTAAATAGCATTTATCTCATATTAAGACTGAGTACTTTTGAATTAAAAAGTGAAAACAATAACAATTATTTAGGCATCTTATGGGAAGTTATCAATCCTATGATACAAATTGGGATTTATTGGTTTGTGTTTGGGTTTGGTATTAGAAAGGGAAGCCTGGTAGATGGTCATATTCCATATGTTCAATGGATGATGGCAGGGATTTTGGTGTGGTTTTTTGTCAATCAAGGTATACTTACTGCATCACGTTCTATTTACACACGAATCCGAATGATTTCTAAGATGAGCTTTCCGATGAGTACGATCCCAAGCTTTATTATTATGACGAAGTTTTATCAGCATTTAGTTTTGGCGGGGATTGTGATTATCATCTTTCAATTTATGGGCGCTTTTGTTAATTTACATTATATAATGCTCCCTTATTTTATGTTTTGTACGATTGCTTTTCTTTTTGCCGTTTCGTTGCTCACATCAACGTTAACGACGATTATCCGAGACATTCAACAAATGCTTCAAGCAATTCTCCGGGTGTTGTTTTATTTAACGCCGATCCTTTGGGATTTGGAAGCACGATTAGAGGGTAAACACCAAATACTACTAATGATTGTTAAATTTAACCCGATATATTACATTGTAGAGGGCTACCGTGCCTCATTGCTTGGGACCTCTTGGTACTTGGTTTCGGATTGGAAATACACGCTTTATTTTTGGTGCCTAGTTATTGTCCTTTTGATCATTGGGGCATCAGTACATGTGAAATTCCGCGATCGCTTTGTGGATTATCTCTAA
- the tagH gene encoding teichoic acids export ABC transporter ATP-binding subunit TagH produces the protein MSELSVIVENVSKCYKMYNGQKEKILDLVLPKGYGENFYALRNVSFTANKGDVVGILGVNGSGKSTLSNIISGVIPPTSGTIEAKGETSLIAIQSGLDNELTGRENIELKCLMLGFKKREIIKLEPEIIEFADIGKFIDQPVKKYSSGMKSRLGFAISVTVNPDILVIDEALSVGDQTFADKCLKKMHEFKEAGKTIFFISHSIGQVKNFCEKALWLEYGEVRDYGTVEEIIPKYETFIKEFKALSDKEKKAYKAEAVRKQSGVGILQ, from the coding sequence ATGAGCGAACTATCGGTAATAGTTGAGAATGTCTCAAAATGTTATAAAATGTATAACGGACAAAAAGAAAAAATTCTTGATCTCGTCCTGCCTAAGGGCTATGGAGAGAACTTCTATGCCCTTCGCAATGTTAGCTTCACGGCAAATAAAGGGGATGTGGTCGGGATTTTAGGGGTGAACGGTTCAGGGAAATCCACCTTGTCTAACATTATTTCTGGTGTTATCCCGCCGACCTCCGGAACGATTGAAGCCAAAGGGGAAACCTCTCTCATTGCGATTCAATCGGGGTTAGATAATGAACTAACCGGTCGGGAGAATATTGAATTGAAATGTTTGATGCTTGGGTTTAAAAAGAGGGAAATAATAAAACTGGAGCCTGAAATCATTGAATTTGCGGATATAGGGAAATTCATTGATCAGCCTGTTAAGAAGTATTCAAGCGGGATGAAATCGCGTCTAGGCTTCGCTATTTCAGTTACTGTTAATCCCGATATATTGGTGATTGACGAAGCATTGTCAGTTGGAGACCAAACCTTTGCTGATAAGTGCTTAAAGAAAATGCACGAGTTTAAAGAAGCAGGGAAGACCATCTTTTTCATCAGTCACTCCATTGGGCAAGTTAAGAATTTCTGTGAAAAAGCGCTGTGGTTAGAATATGGCGAAGTGCGTGATTATGGGACGGTTGAAGAGATCATTCCGAAATATGAAACCTTCATTAAAGAATTCAAAGCCCTGTCTGACAAAGAGAAAAAAGCTTATAAAGCTGAAGCGGTGAGAAAGCAAAGCGGTGTCGGGATACTTCAGTAG
- a CDS encoding 2-C-methyl-D-erythritol 4-phosphate cytidylyltransferase, which produces MIYAEILAGGKGTRMGNIDMPKQFLTLKSKPIIIHTVEKFLLNQRFDQIIIVAPREWIHHTRSLIDKYLGNQERLVVVEGGSNRNESIMSGIRYIESQFGLTDEDVIVTHDSVRPFLTHRIIEENINGAIEYGAVDTVIAAYDTIIESKDGEFITQIPVRDYMYQGQTPQSFNIKKLVALYQGLTNEQKEILTDACKIFTINDEAVKIVKGELFNIKITTPYDLKIANALFEERGSND; this is translated from the coding sequence ATGATATATGCAGAGATCTTAGCTGGGGGAAAAGGCACTCGAATGGGCAATATTGATATGCCTAAACAATTCTTGACCTTGAAAAGCAAACCGATCATTATTCACACTGTAGAAAAGTTCCTTTTAAATCAACGTTTTGACCAAATTATTATTGTGGCACCTAGAGAATGGATCCATCATACAAGAAGCTTGATAGACAAGTATCTAGGAAACCAAGAACGTCTTGTAGTGGTTGAAGGTGGAAGCAACCGAAATGAATCGATTATGAGCGGAATCCGCTATATTGAATCACAATTTGGTTTAACCGACGAGGATGTTATTGTGACGCATGACTCCGTCCGTCCGTTTCTCACTCACCGAATTATCGAGGAAAATATAAACGGAGCTATTGAATATGGGGCTGTTGATACGGTCATTGCCGCCTATGATACGATTATCGAATCCAAAGACGGGGAATTTATTACACAAATTCCTGTCCGTGATTATATGTACCAGGGACAAACCCCGCAAAGCTTTAACATTAAGAAGCTTGTGGCACTTTATCAAGGTCTCACTAATGAACAAAAAGAAATCTTAACGGATGCCTGCAAAATCTTTACGATTAATGACGAGGCTGTAAAGATTGTGAAGGGTGAATTATTCAATATTAAAATCACGACACCTTATGATTTGAAAATTGCGAATGCCTTATTCGAGGAGCGCGGTAGCAATGATTAA
- a CDS encoding ribitol-5-phosphate dehydrogenase, producing MINQVYRLVSPRQFEVAYKDRSLNSDRVVIRPTYLSICAADQRYYTGSRDQAVMAKKLPMALIHEGIGEVVYDPSNEFKVGTRVVMVPNTPIETDEIIGENYLRSSKFRSSGYDGYLQDYVFMQRDRLVVLDPEMNPNVMAFTELMTIAMHAITRFEKRAHVRREAFGVWGDGNLGFIAALMLKKLFKNAKVYVFGKTGYKLDHFSFVDEVFTINNIPEDIRIDHGFECVGGLGSESAINQMIDVIQPEGSMSILGVSENPIKVNTRMILEKGITVIGSSRSGAQDFQDTVDFLRTYPDVLGYLEALVSSVNSVRSIQDITQCFEQDLATSWGKTVMKWDM from the coding sequence ATGATTAATCAAGTCTATCGATTAGTATCACCTAGGCAGTTTGAAGTGGCCTACAAAGATCGTTCTCTGAATTCCGACCGGGTGGTCATCCGTCCGACCTATCTCTCCATTTGTGCAGCGGACCAGAGGTATTATACAGGTTCCCGCGACCAGGCTGTCATGGCGAAAAAGCTTCCTATGGCTTTGATTCATGAGGGGATCGGGGAAGTGGTTTATGATCCAAGCAATGAATTTAAAGTAGGGACAAGGGTGGTCATGGTCCCTAATACGCCAATTGAGACGGACGAAATTATCGGCGAAAATTACTTGCGTTCAAGCAAGTTTCGATCAAGCGGTTATGATGGCTATCTTCAAGATTATGTTTTTATGCAGCGCGATCGCCTCGTTGTCTTAGATCCTGAAATGAATCCTAATGTCATGGCTTTTACCGAGTTAATGACCATTGCCATGCACGCGATTACCCGTTTTGAAAAACGAGCCCATGTTAGACGTGAGGCATTTGGGGTTTGGGGAGACGGCAATCTTGGGTTTATAGCAGCACTGATGCTCAAGAAACTGTTTAAGAATGCAAAGGTGTATGTATTTGGTAAGACTGGCTACAAGCTGGATCACTTTTCCTTTGTTGACGAAGTGTTTACCATTAATAACATCCCTGAGGACATTCGTATTGATCATGGCTTTGAATGTGTGGGCGGGCTTGGAAGTGAATCCGCAATTAATCAAATGATTGATGTTATTCAACCAGAGGGTTCGATGTCGATTTTAGGGGTATCTGAAAATCCGATTAAGGTGAATACCCGTATGATTTTGGAAAAAGGGATTACGGTCATTGGATCAAGCCGAAGCGGAGCTCAGGACTTTCAAGACACCGTTGATTTCTTGAGAACTTATCCGGATGTTCTTGGCTATTTGGAGGCTCTGGTAAGTTCGGTTAATTCGGTTCGTTCCATACAGGATATCACTCAATG